A single region of the Pseudomonas granadensis genome encodes:
- a CDS encoding PLD nuclease N-terminal domain-containing protein, translating into MNEATSYFSIAVAVIILLVDLWAIVSVFRSEKSVGTKAAWAIGLIVFPVLGLIVWGIAGPRGVKEGPSSPEHSKG; encoded by the coding sequence ATGAACGAGGCAACGAGTTACTTTTCGATAGCGGTCGCGGTGATCATTTTGCTGGTTGACCTGTGGGCGATTGTCAGTGTGTTTCGCAGCGAGAAAAGCGTTGGCACCAAAGCCGCATGGGCCATCGGCCTGATCGTGTTCCCGGTGTTGGGCCTGATCGTCTGGGGCATCGCCGGCCCGCGCGGGGTCAAGGAAGGGCCGTCATCGCCGGAACACAGCAAGGGCTGA
- a CDS encoding LysR family transcriptional regulator, translating to MDVGGRSGEMDVFVTVAREGSLSAAARALGLTPSAVSRIIARTEQRLGTRLLLRTTRALTFTAEGEAFLRGARRILADMAEVEDAIADQGVPRGRLRVSAALVHGRLAIVPLVAAFSARYPNIVVDLTLGDEVVDILGGQADVAVRFGHLPDSPLTARRLGITGQVVVASPEYLERHGTPQEPEDLLRHNCLRFNFRRAEPNWPFIRDGQVFSLKVSGSIECNSGEALAQLARGGAGIARIGEFSVKEDLQRGELISLLADWNPGDDEPIHAVFVGGPAMPARVRLFVDFLLEHHRM from the coding sequence ATGGACGTCGGTGGCCGATCAGGTGAAATGGACGTGTTCGTCACGGTGGCTCGCGAGGGCAGCTTGTCGGCGGCCGCGCGCGCCTTGGGGCTGACGCCCTCGGCGGTCAGCCGGATCATCGCGCGCACCGAGCAGCGTCTGGGCACGCGCCTGCTGTTGCGCACCACTCGGGCGCTCACGTTTACTGCCGAAGGCGAGGCGTTTCTGCGGGGCGCCCGGCGTATTCTGGCGGACATGGCCGAGGTCGAAGACGCCATCGCCGATCAAGGCGTGCCGCGGGGCCGCTTGCGGGTCAGCGCCGCCCTAGTGCATGGGCGGCTGGCGATCGTACCGTTGGTTGCCGCCTTCAGCGCGCGTTACCCGAACATCGTGGTCGACCTTACCCTGGGCGATGAAGTCGTCGACATTCTCGGTGGCCAGGCCGACGTCGCGGTGCGTTTCGGGCATTTGCCGGACAGCCCGTTGACGGCGCGCAGACTCGGCATCACCGGTCAGGTGGTGGTGGCTTCGCCCGAATATCTTGAGCGCCACGGCACCCCGCAGGAACCGGAAGACTTGCTGCGGCACAACTGCCTGCGCTTCAACTTTCGCCGCGCCGAACCCAACTGGCCGTTCATCCGCGACGGCCAGGTGTTTTCCTTGAAGGTCAGCGGCAGCATCGAATGCAACAGCGGTGAAGCGCTGGCGCAACTCGCGCGGGGCGGCGCCGGCATCGCGCGGATCGGCGAGTTCAGCGTGAAAGAGGATCTGCAGCGTGGCGAGTTGATTTCCCTGTTGGCAGACTGGAATCCGGGCGATGACGAGCCGATCCATGCGGTGTTCGTCGGCGGTCCGGCGATGCCGGCGCGGGTGCGTTTGTTTGTCGACTTTCTGCTGGAGCATCACCGGATGTGA
- a CDS encoding MFS transporter, with product MRINPPLVALAIGAFGIGVTEFAPMGMLPGIAADLGVSIPAAGLLVSAYALGVLLGAPLMTLTTGRIPRRYLLIGLMAIFTLGNLMSALATDYYSLMVARVVTSLNHGAFFGVGSVVAASVVAPQKRAGAVAAMFMGLTLATIGGVPLAAWFGEMFGWRTAFWGITGLGVITMAALWFALPNLPAPKGAGALAEIRVLGRGPVLGALALTVVGSSAMFTVFTYIAPILSSETHASTAYITAMLVLFGVGLTLGNMWGGKAADRSIDRTLIVSLSALIVVLLAFTVLMRWPLPAAVAILIWGIASFALVPPLQMRVMEAAKDAPNLASAVNIGAFNFGNAIGAALGGAVINAGLGYPAISLAGAAMAGLGLLMVLGFVWRSRAAAAAVA from the coding sequence ATGCGTATCAATCCACCCCTTGTTGCACTCGCCATTGGTGCCTTTGGCATCGGCGTCACCGAGTTCGCGCCCATGGGCATGTTGCCGGGCATCGCTGCCGACCTCGGCGTTTCCATTCCGGCCGCAGGGCTGCTGGTCAGTGCTTATGCGCTGGGCGTTCTGCTCGGTGCACCACTGATGACCCTGACCACCGGCAGAATCCCGCGACGTTATTTGCTGATCGGGCTCATGGCGATTTTCACTCTCGGCAATCTGATGTCGGCGCTGGCTACCGACTACTACAGCCTGATGGTCGCCAGGGTGGTGACTTCACTCAATCACGGCGCATTTTTTGGGGTCGGCTCGGTCGTCGCCGCCAGCGTGGTCGCCCCGCAAAAACGTGCCGGCGCGGTAGCGGCGATGTTCATGGGCCTGACCCTGGCAACCATCGGTGGTGTGCCGCTGGCGGCGTGGTTCGGTGAAATGTTCGGCTGGCGCACCGCGTTCTGGGGCATTACCGGCCTCGGCGTGATCACCATGGCCGCGCTGTGGTTCGCTCTGCCCAACCTGCCGGCACCAAAAGGCGCCGGAGCATTGGCAGAGATTCGTGTGTTGGGCCGCGGCCCGGTGCTCGGTGCGCTGGCCCTGACCGTGGTCGGTTCGAGCGCCATGTTCACCGTGTTCACTTACATCGCGCCGATCCTCAGCAGCGAAACCCACGCCTCCACCGCTTACATCACCGCGATGCTGGTGCTGTTCGGAGTGGGACTGACCCTGGGCAACATGTGGGGCGGCAAGGCTGCGGACCGCTCGATCGACCGCACCCTGATCGTTTCGCTGAGCGCGCTGATTGTGGTCCTGCTGGCGTTCACCGTGCTGATGCGCTGGCCGCTGCCGGCCGCCGTCGCCATCCTGATCTGGGGCATCGCCAGCTTCGCTCTGGTGCCACCGCTGCAAATGCGCGTGATGGAAGCCGCCAAAGACGCCCCCAACCTCGCCTCCGCGGTAAACATTGGTGCCTTCAACTTCGGCAACGCAATCGGCGCGGCGCTGGGCGGCGCGGTGATCAATGCCGGGTTGGGTTATCCGGCGATTTCCCTGGCTGGCGCGGCGATGGCGGGGCTGGGGTTGTTGATGGTATTGGGGTTTGTCTGGCGGTCCCGGGCGGCTGCGGCTGCGGTGGCGTAA
- a CDS encoding MerR family transcriptional regulator — MRIGELAKISGLAPSRIRFYEASGLIRSVARKANGYRDYAPDTEWVLEIITGAQAAGFSLDEIRQLMPMNASGWQHDQLLSGLKQKVAEIEVLQQRLARNKQQLLQVIKGIESKPEGMACADNAQLLINRLREEGVAGASSKSAAGVAAKKKTARRASQS; from the coding sequence ATGAGAATCGGCGAACTGGCGAAAATCAGCGGGTTGGCGCCTTCACGCATCCGCTTCTACGAGGCGAGCGGTCTGATCAGATCGGTGGCGCGCAAAGCCAATGGCTATCGCGATTACGCCCCGGACACCGAGTGGGTGCTGGAGATCATCACGGGCGCGCAGGCCGCCGGATTTTCCCTCGACGAAATCCGCCAGTTGATGCCGATGAACGCCAGTGGCTGGCAGCATGACCAGTTGCTCAGCGGACTCAAACAAAAGGTCGCGGAAATCGAAGTCCTGCAACAACGGCTGGCGCGCAATAAACAACAACTGCTGCAGGTGATCAAGGGCATCGAAAGCAAACCCGAAGGCATGGCCTGTGCGGACAATGCGCAACTGCTGATCAATCGTCTGCGCGAGGAGGGCGTGGCGGGTGCTTCAAGCAAAAGTGCGGCCGGAGTGGCGGCTAAGAAAAAAACCGCCCGCCGGGCTTCCCAGTCCTGA
- a CDS encoding NADH:flavin oxidoreductase/NADH oxidase family protein → MNVFDTLILPNGSTIKNRIAKAAMEENMADADHAPSAELMCLYQAWAEGGAGLIITGNVMVDGRAMTGPGGVVLQDGQQLDKFKRWAHIGRSGGAQFWLQINHPGRQMQSSLGQKTWAPSPVALELGTLSKRFATPHAMTPSVINEVIQRFANTARLGEQAGFTGVQIHAAHGYLLSQFLSPLTNQRTDEWGGSLENRARLLLAIVKAVRVTVSAEFAVAVKLNSADFQRGGFTAEDAKKVVALLNDSGVDLVELSGGSYEAPAMQGEARDGRTLAREAYFVEFARDIQTVANMPVMVTGGIRRRAVAESVVQSGVDMVGIGTALAIDPQLPRDWLAGKDNAPQLPPITWKNKAIAALANMAVVKFQLRKLSQAKKPDPNVSPLRALILQQIGLAFRTRQYRRWVDKRSM, encoded by the coding sequence ATGAACGTGTTCGACACGCTGATCCTGCCCAACGGTTCGACCATCAAGAACCGCATTGCCAAAGCCGCCATGGAAGAAAACATGGCCGACGCCGACCATGCCCCCTCGGCCGAACTGATGTGTCTCTATCAGGCGTGGGCCGAGGGTGGTGCCGGGCTGATCATCACCGGCAACGTGATGGTCGACGGGCGCGCCATGACCGGGCCCGGTGGCGTGGTGTTGCAGGATGGCCAGCAGTTGGACAAGTTCAAACGCTGGGCGCACATCGGGCGATCCGGCGGTGCGCAGTTCTGGTTGCAGATCAATCATCCGGGGCGTCAGATGCAGTCCAGCCTGGGGCAGAAAACCTGGGCGCCGTCGCCGGTAGCGCTTGAGCTGGGCACACTGTCCAAGCGTTTCGCTACGCCTCACGCGATGACCCCAAGCGTAATCAACGAGGTCATTCAGCGCTTCGCCAACACCGCGCGTCTCGGCGAGCAGGCCGGGTTCACCGGGGTGCAAATCCACGCCGCCCATGGCTATCTGTTGAGCCAGTTTTTGTCGCCGCTGACCAATCAGCGGACGGACGAGTGGGGCGGCTCGCTGGAGAATCGCGCACGCCTGCTGCTGGCAATCGTCAAGGCTGTGAGAGTCACGGTTTCGGCCGAATTCGCGGTGGCGGTCAAACTCAACTCCGCCGATTTTCAGCGCGGCGGCTTCACCGCCGAGGATGCGAAAAAGGTGGTTGCACTGCTCAACGACTCAGGTGTGGATCTGGTGGAACTGTCCGGTGGCAGTTACGAAGCCCCGGCCATGCAGGGCGAGGCGCGCGATGGCCGGACCTTGGCCCGCGAAGCTTATTTCGTTGAGTTTGCCCGCGATATACAGACCGTCGCGAACATGCCGGTGATGGTCACCGGCGGCATCCGTCGCCGTGCAGTGGCCGAAAGCGTTGTGCAGAGCGGCGTCGACATGGTCGGTATCGGCACGGCGTTGGCCATTGATCCGCAACTGCCGCGTGACTGGCTGGCAGGAAAGGACAATGCTCCACAACTGCCGCCAATCACCTGGAAAAACAAAGCCATCGCCGCCCTGGCGAACATGGCGGTGGTGAAGTTTCAGCTGCGCAAACTCAGCCAGGCGAAAAAGCCTGATCCCAACGTGTCACCTTTGCGTGCGCTGATTTTGCAGCAGATCGGCCTGGCCTTTCGCACCCGGCAATATCGGCGCTGGGTGGATAAACGTTCGATGTAA
- a CDS encoding saccharopine dehydrogenase, translating into MSVHPILFMGGSGAIGHRSAKALLAAHPDVPLLIGGRDLTKAQQAAEEMGGAEGVVIDPAAEDLGLGDRPVSAVAVFYMDHTLAGLRFAQKRQVPHLSISSGVFEMAPQIAGYIHTPNAAPIVLGYEWMVGATTVATLHLAKAFARVRDIRIDALVDEQDGGGPTVAADFEHLNRMLPAALTRREGAYVWREGEEANVSFRALDGTLMQASGFSSIDVAGLAAATDAANVQFNLASGVSSSRRAGRPMSTEILIEMAGEGPDGQALHTRHALVHPAGAAALTGLSIAMLLERLIGLDGSAPIAPGLYFPYQLLDAAQYLQRLGEEGGELLELKRE; encoded by the coding sequence ATGTCAGTGCATCCAATTCTGTTCATGGGCGGTTCCGGCGCCATCGGTCACCGCTCGGCCAAAGCCTTGCTCGCGGCCCATCCCGACGTGCCGTTGCTGATCGGCGGACGTGACTTGACCAAGGCACAGCAAGCCGCCGAAGAAATGGGCGGGGCCGAGGGTGTGGTCATTGACCCGGCTGCGGAAGATCTCGGATTGGGCGATCGCCCGGTCAGCGCCGTGGCGGTTTTCTACATGGATCACACGCTGGCGGGGCTGCGGTTTGCGCAGAAGCGCCAGGTGCCGCACCTGAGCATTTCCTCGGGGGTATTCGAAATGGCGCCGCAAATTGCCGGCTACATTCACACCCCGAATGCTGCACCGATCGTGCTGGGTTACGAGTGGATGGTCGGCGCAACAACGGTGGCAACGCTGCACCTCGCCAAGGCATTTGCGCGGGTGCGCGATATCCGCATCGACGCCTTGGTCGACGAGCAGGACGGCGGCGGGCCGACCGTGGCCGCTGACTTCGAACATCTGAACAGAATGCTACCCGCCGCGCTGACCCGACGCGAGGGTGCGTATGTCTGGCGTGAGGGCGAGGAGGCGAACGTCAGCTTCCGCGCGCTGGACGGTACGCTTATGCAGGCCAGCGGCTTTTCGTCGATCGACGTCGCGGGTCTCGCCGCCGCCACCGATGCGGCGAATGTGCAGTTCAATCTCGCCAGCGGGGTCAGCTCTTCGCGGCGTGCGGGGCGGCCGATGTCGACCGAAATTCTCATCGAAATGGCCGGGGAAGGGCCCGACGGGCAAGCGTTGCACACCCGGCATGCGCTCGTTCACCCGGCAGGCGCCGCAGCGCTGACCGGGCTGAGTATTGCCATGCTGCTGGAGCGCCTGATCGGGCTTGATGGATCAGCGCCCATTGCGCCAGGTCTGTACTTTCCTTATCAGTTGCTGGATGCCGCCCAATATCTGCAGCGTCTGGGTGAAGAGGGAGGGGAGTTGCTGGAGCTGAAGCGAGAATAA
- a CDS encoding acetoacetate decarboxylase (ADC), giving the protein MKPASAVLTGLLFNSLANAALAQTPETPSPTDTTVIDIGGHQVPVVKGGLYDRFRSNPPLSVIATEVPGVDLSWFKGLNKTRVDIGFESYSPNFYYQNSRVTAIYTADLERLRALMPAEVLATVQPLQIWPGRGLIAFTAYTYEHCDNDAYNEVAVSIVTNQPGRANLGPFTLVGQSLSQDFWGYVLKLPVNTELARVRGVVGYNLPKWLTGIDRREDGQSVIYHITDSQTGKPDVTFTTKKLDTLSRDVEVITSSFTNLDHHGQLAYGYAVSRELSHASSRDAESATLTLGDGDLSNYLRSLGLGKMLRYEYVPEFQSALYAPKPLATLVGER; this is encoded by the coding sequence TTGAAACCTGCAAGCGCCGTTCTGACAGGATTACTGTTCAACTCACTGGCCAACGCTGCGTTGGCGCAGACGCCTGAAACGCCCAGCCCCACCGACACCACCGTGATCGATATCGGCGGCCATCAGGTGCCCGTGGTCAAGGGAGGCCTCTATGACCGTTTTCGCTCCAACCCGCCGTTGTCGGTGATTGCCACAGAAGTTCCGGGCGTTGATCTGAGCTGGTTCAAGGGCCTGAACAAGACCAGGGTCGATATCGGCTTCGAGTCCTACTCACCCAACTTCTACTACCAGAACAGCCGCGTGACCGCCATTTATACGGCCGACCTCGAGCGCCTGCGCGCATTGATGCCGGCCGAAGTACTGGCAACCGTGCAACCGCTGCAAATCTGGCCGGGGCGGGGCCTGATCGCGTTCACCGCCTATACCTACGAGCATTGCGATAACGACGCGTATAACGAGGTGGCCGTGTCGATCGTTACTAACCAACCCGGCAGGGCCAATCTGGGTCCGTTCACACTGGTTGGCCAGTCGCTGTCGCAAGACTTCTGGGGTTATGTGCTCAAGTTGCCGGTCAATACCGAGCTGGCGCGGGTGCGCGGTGTCGTCGGTTACAACCTGCCGAAATGGCTGACCGGCATCGACCGCCGGGAGGATGGGCAATCGGTGATCTACCACATCACCGACAGTCAGACCGGCAAGCCGGACGTGACTTTCACGACGAAGAAACTCGACACGTTGTCCCGCGATGTCGAGGTGATCACCAGCAGTTTCACCAACCTCGATCATCACGGCCAATTGGCCTATGGCTACGCTGTCTCCCGCGAGCTCAGCCATGCTTCGAGCCGTGACGCCGAGTCAGCCACTCTGACGCTGGGTGACGGCGACTTGTCGAACTACCTTCGCTCGCTGGGACTGGGAAAGATGTTGAGGTACGAATACGTGCCTGAATTCCAGAGTGCGCTGTATGCGCCAAAACCACTGGCGACGCTGGTGGGCGAGCGCTGA
- a CDS encoding type 1 glutamine amidotransferase domain-containing protein, with product MMLKTLVSCALVLIGGAFMTFANAQSAVNSDRQILVIMTNHASYPSRTDTTGLWLTELTHFTDVVEAAGYTTLFASPKGGAVPLDERSLGWLYMDKAARQHLQSPAFRARLQNTLPISEVDPSRFSAIYFTGGHGVMWDFPDNPDLRRVAETIYNRGGIVAAVCHGVAGLLDLKDEQGQLLIKGKNITGFSDREELFSGVKDQVPFFLEDRLVSQGARYRKAWLPFTAFAITDGRLITGQNPQSPKAVAHAVMTVLNAGEGTR from the coding sequence ATGATGCTGAAGACCCTTGTTTCCTGTGCGCTGGTATTGATAGGTGGTGCTTTCATGACGTTTGCAAATGCTCAATCGGCTGTCAACAGCGATCGCCAGATCCTGGTGATCATGACCAATCACGCAAGCTATCCCTCGCGAACCGATACCACCGGGCTATGGCTGACCGAGTTGACGCACTTCACCGATGTCGTGGAAGCAGCCGGCTACACCACGCTTTTCGCCAGTCCGAAAGGCGGCGCGGTGCCGCTGGACGAACGCAGCCTTGGCTGGCTCTACATGGACAAGGCTGCCCGCCAGCATCTGCAGTCGCCGGCCTTTCGCGCCCGGCTGCAGAACACGCTGCCGATCAGCGAAGTCGACCCGTCGCGGTTCAGCGCCATCTATTTCACCGGCGGCCATGGGGTCATGTGGGATTTCCCCGATAACCCGGACCTGCGCCGCGTCGCCGAAACGATCTACAACCGCGGCGGCATCGTCGCGGCGGTGTGCCATGGCGTGGCCGGTCTGCTGGACCTCAAGGATGAGCAAGGCCAGTTGCTCATCAAGGGTAAGAACATCACCGGTTTCTCCGACCGCGAAGAGCTGTTCTCGGGCGTGAAAGATCAGGTGCCGTTTTTCCTTGAAGACCGGTTGGTAAGCCAAGGCGCTCGCTACCGCAAGGCCTGGCTGCCATTCACTGCCTTTGCCATCACCGACGGCAGGCTGATCACCGGGCAAAACCCGCAATCGCCCAAAGCCGTGGCACACGCCGTGATGACCGTGCTCAACGCTGGCGAAGGCACGCGCTGA